tggtgCTAAATGTTTATACGCTGATGATCTCAGTGGGATGACAAACTCAAACTACACCGAATTGAATGAGCTTTACAACAAGTACAAAGACAAAGGTAAACTGGTTTCAACCAAAAAATGTCTCAAGGCTCTTGTTTCTTTCACATGATTAGCTTGATGTTTGTTTCTGCTGCAAGGTCTGGAGATTCTAGCATTTCCCTGTAACCAGTTTGGTGAAGAGGAACCTGGAACTACTGACCAAATTACAGAGTTTGTTTGTACTAAGTTCAAATCTGAGTTCCCCATTTTCAACAAGGTATATACCAGTCAGACGAATTGATTACAAGTTTCTATGTCTTGATGTTGATCTTCCCCCGTTGTGTGTTTAGATTGAAGTGAATGGAGAGAATGCTTCTCCTCTTTATAAGTTTCTAAAGAAAGGCAAATGGGGAATCTTCGGAGATGAGATTCAATGGAACTTTGCTAAGTTTCTTGTGGACAAGAATGGTCAAGCTGTAGAACGTTATTACCCAACCACTTCTCCTCTTACACTCGAGGTAAACAAACAATCTATATCTCTATCTCTAAAGaaacaattgtttttttctctttgtgcTTATGTTATGTCTTAATTCTCTGCAGCATGACATCAAGAAGCTTCTGAACGTCTGACTGAATCACCTCTGTTGATAACTGTACTTTGATCTTAAACTTCTCATGTAATAAAGCAATCACATTGCCTTTGGTTTGAATTTGTTATGTTTTGGTTTCATTAAAATCCATACTAAAATTGGTTTCACTTGGGTTCTTCTCTCTAAAATCAAATACATTTCCTCCGTTTTACCATAAACTACTTTTCAGCTGCTACAAGTAGTCTTAAGAAACAAAACCTTGAAGGTTACACTGAAGGAGATGACAGTGCACAAAGTACTGACTGGTCTAACTACTTTATCTGATCACTTTGGTAATGCTTAAGAAACCAAGTTCTCGATGACCAGAAAGAGAGCTTTAATGGGGTATAGATAGTtaaaaatatccttaaataaccTCAAGGGAGGGGTTTTGCTACAATAACAATGTTAGAAGGAACACAGTTCTCTGAGATTTCTAGTTTAACATTCcctgataaataatctacaacaacaaagataTTTACAGCACTCACATTCTGCATGCTGCTGCTGCTTCAATAACTAAGAAGGTAGTGTAGTAAATAGGAATAAAGATTAATGTTCTGAATCATCCGCGAGTCAAGTCAATATCAGTGAGTAGGTTTCTGCTAGAGTCAAGTGATCTGCCTGAGCCTGAGACTGAACCTTCCCCTGAACCGGGCCATCCACTCATTCCCTGACCTGAGAAGTTCTGTGGCGTCTGCTGAGCCACCTGTTCTGCTGCTGCTTCTGGATTAGTCGGTGTTGTCTCCATTTCACTATCGTTGTGCTCTTCCTTTGGTTCACCTTCTTGTTTGATGGTCttgttattgttattattagaCTTTGGGACTCCACCATATACAAAACTACAAGCCACCACCTGCAAAATAACAaacaatgttttgtttttttaagagacattacaaaatttaaaagattttaGATTCACTCTATTAAACATTAGAGAAGAGGCATTCAAGAACCTGAACGAGGCTGGCTGCGATAAGCATTCCAATCCCACCGCCAATAACATGACCTTCAGGACCAGAAAGGGACACACTCAAACCGCCGGTTCGACTTTTGGATCCACCTTCTTCATTCACCAAATAAGATCCACCTAAACTTAGTATCTCAAAACGTCcctaaacacacacacacacacaaagaagACCATtagttttaaatgtttttttaattcagtTAATAGAATGAACGATTTTGAAACCTCATATGTCAAAGAAGGCTCTGTTGTAGCGGGTTGACGTAGAGTGACTGAAGAAACTGTTCCAGTGCCTGACATTATACAAAGAGCTCGTGGTCTTTGCTGTGAAAATGACATTACTTTTGAAACAATATCCTGCGAGAAAATATAGAGGAAGCAGATGAATAATCATTATGAAATTTTCAGATTGTCAATAAACAGAATCAATAGACTGAAAGGAGTTTTTTTTGAGAGCTTACTTCTCCTGCTCCAACACTGATGACATGAGGTGCAAAAGCAAATCCAGCTGAAGTGTTCATCCACTCACCTAAAGTAACCAACAGAGGTAAAAGATTGCtcttaataaaaatttctattGACTAATCACATTCCAATGACTAATTACTAATCCAAACACAGATTATAACACATATGTATCAGTTAAATTACTCTTTCACATCTTAGTACCTAACAAGCGAGGTTGTGTAGGAATTACAACATAGCtaaatcaaaccaaactaatttgTTTTAGCTCAAGATCTCTCACTAATTACCAAGATTAGACCACAGATGGATCATTAAATTAGCAGTAGCAGCAGAACTAAACCAACATACTCTTAACCACATAATCATCTACAGCTTCTAGCATTAGGAACTTTCACATAATCATAAGATCTAAGCTCAGGTTCTTCACAatgtaacatttaaaaactcAAGATCTCACCAAGATTAGCCAGTCGTTGCTTCCTTCCAGTTCCAGGAGGTCGACCTCTGGCTCGCTTAGGAGCATTTGGATCAGTCATTGCAGAAGAGTCCTTAGCTTTATTACTACCAGCAGAAGAACAAGGCACAGGAGAAAGCCCTAAAGAGACTCGTCCATCAGGAGCATACTTCCTCGGCCTTCCACGTTTCTTCTTAACCAACGGCTGCTCCATCGGAGGCGGTGGCGGCTGCTGCGGCAGAGGAGGCGGCTGCACCGCCGCAGAAGAAGCCATCCCCATGTGAATGCTGTGTCCGAAATCAGAGTGTCTGTGGTCGGCCATGGGGAAATGAGGCCCCGGATTGTTAGCCTGAGGGTGGTGGACGTTGGGGCTAGGCATCGGCCTCATTCCCGGCGGCGGCGCGTGGAGTCCACTCGCGACCTGGGAAGGTGAGAGATTCGTGAAGGCTCCTCTTGGAAGATAGTAGTGAGAAGGAAATGACATTGCTTCTCTCCCGTCCATGCATCTAAAACCTTGAATCACAAGTCTTTCGCCGAGATTTCAAATGGGTTTTGACCCTTTTGGTtgaaagattgaaactttatgaAGAAGAACAGAGTACTACACACTACCCTAGAAAGAAGCAAAGCTAAATCTTGAGCTCACTTCGAAAAAAGCAGATTCGAAATTACGAAAAATTAAGacaaagaggagaaagaagaaggtaGATTTGACTTCGAAATCTAGGGCTTCCGAGATGAAAAAACGCAAATGTACAACAGAGAGAGGAGACAAGGGAAGATGACAGAAGAGACAGaacagaagagaagagaaaagaggGAGAAACAacagatttataatttttttttaattttataaatattgtgaaGAGAGAAACAATGAAATTTTAGGCCTTCTCTGAAAGTTAGAAGACTGAAGAAAAGGGGAGAGAGACTGACGACTGAAGACTGACGAccactattttttgtttatatatttttaattattttattcaaataaacTACGTACTTggtttttataatagtattaaATTGGCTTGTTTAAgaataattttattcaaaagcttttgaactttcctttttatacCAAAATTTAATGTCTCTCATATACCTCTGACTGAAAATGAAGTTTagtcaaatataatatatttaatgcctttcatgtataaataaattatatgctttttaagttttttttctcaTGAAAATAATATGCTCATTTCcgataacaatatttttgttgtatgtttaatattttatatggtaagatttatgaaaataaatgtctatatgtatttatatattattatgttattttgagAGAAAttcttatgaaaatatatatgtatctatatatatattatcatattatgtttttcatttAGATGAAATTAATGAACATAGGGAGTACATGCATATTTAtagtgaaaataaaattatgaaatatgCTTGAGTCGGTTAATAAGATATTGATGGATCtggataattattatttatattttattattgtgaatattgttttttgaaTATTCAGCTTATATTACATgatgcttttaaaaaaaatttatcaaagaaAAATTTATCGGATAAAATTTATAAAGGGCGACGTTCTATAGTTCTTCGAATTGAATATTGCAAATGtattttttcccaaactaaaaattataatcttgTTTTTTTCAAACTTATAGTTTGaaagttaattatatattagaGCTTGAGCCGTGAACCTACGTGAATagtctattttataatatatatgtatatatataaaacagaaCAATTTAATGGTTTTATTTATGCTACTTTAATTTATGAGAAATTAGGCTCTATATAcaccaaaaaattcaatatttgcaAACTACCCTAACACTAACTTTGACACTGTTGATATttctttaatacaaaattaccCCTGCCCAAACAATCTCCTTCTTTCTCTATCTTGTATATTCTGCCCGAACAATCTTCTTCATTCTCTCTATTTcttgtattttcttataatcaCTCAACACAATTTCTTTTCTGTTAATCTACAAATGttttcttcttatcttttcTATTTTCAACGATGTCAATCAGTTTTAAATATGTATGTTTCAATTAATACAGAATAtgaatttaacatatattagtCTCATTCCAACTATAAATCTTTATCTAGCTTTTCTATCCTTTTACTCAATCTCAACCATGATATGAATATTCTAAGCAATTCCATTGCAAATACATGTGAGATCTTTTCAATTCACTTGCTGGTAAAAGAACACGGTTGTATTTGATGGGCTGTATACTCAAGAAATAGTGGGTTTTCCCGACATTgatgaaacctaaatctaacctTTCAGTTATGAAATTTTGTAGTcgatattttttcaattaactGCTAATGGTTTGATTAGATGCTAACAATTGAGTATTGTGAGCAGATGCATTTTTGGTTAGTTGTTACTTAACTGATGGATGTCGTTATTTTTTTcacaatatatattatcattagCTGATAAATGTTTATCTTAGCTGTTACAAAACATATTgacagtttttaaaaattctttgtAAAATGTTAATAAGTAGCTTGTGGCTGGTAAATAGTTTGTTAGATACTATGAAAAAAGTTAACAAGTTAACAAGGTGTATAACATTTAAGTTGAAACtttttgtattaatattttataaaatatattatcattagCCGATACATGTTTTGGTTAActgttacaaaatatgttaccGTTTTTATATCGATTGCTAAAATGTTAAAACTAGCGATTGTTAgctgatatatatttttgttagaagGTACAAAATATGTTATCGTGTTAACTTAATCATTATCTATTCAACTATTATAATCCTAGCAGTTAACAATTATTGTAgcatatataaatcaaaaaaatatttgatgttattgtttttgtttatatatttttatattaaataaattatcaactAACAATTTCTATAATATGTAATGTAACAACTTACCTTTAAACGTACTTTgttaacattttaaataatatattgtatttcttctttccttatatattgtgttttctCTCTCCTCATAACTATTTGCAGTTTGCTAAAGCAGAAGTATAATCCTAGAATAGTCGCAATTCTTTTAGAAGATTTGGGTTTCTTTGAGACCATGATTCACTTGCATATTTGGCACATCCAACATCGACATTATTGGATATGACGGTGATGAAGATGTAGTGTGGAGGAGCAGGTTAATATAGAAATGGTGTGACGATTATAATTGATTATGAGATTGactgcaattttttttaaaaaaaaaaattgcttcaATGAAGATTGGAAATAAACTAACCGTGAGAGGAAAGAATTACAGGAAAAAGAGATAAATGTGAGGATGAGGGAtgggaaaagagagagagagagagttgaaaGGTTTGGGGCAGGGATAAAACAGTCAATCTATGCTTAAAGTACTACAGAGATTTTGTTTTACATACCCATAGGGTAGTTCACCAATTTTGACTTCaattcagtatatatagcaaATTGTCTCTTAATTTATTGTTCAGATTAAATATTTCGTTAGTATAttgtgttatattttttattggatTTTTGTTGGATCAATTATGTAATTCTACGAAAAAAGTTGgatctatatattaatatactatATCAGGTCAAATTTTTATTGACatttctttcatatttaattGCATGATTCAAatgtataattaatatattaaaagtttaggtcaaattgaaaatatttttaaaaccagTAGGATGGATATAAATTGATCCGCCTGTTTTGACAAAAATCATGAGCATAAAGTTAATATATATGCAAAATATAAAGCCGATATTTCtgataatatttcattttttataaaataaatcaatggtaatattcttaaatatttgtaataagAAAGGTTACAACACGAGTGAATCACGCTTATATATATTGGTACCCTCTTATCTAATATTCACTATTTTGACGACATCCACTTCAGTTTTCTCTTAAAATTTCAGGTTTAAATTTCAATGTTCCATCTTCTTGTTTTTTATATCGTTTTGGTTTCGTAAGTTCCAGAAAAATTGTGGTTCTTTCTTGCTTATAAGAACATGATTATCGGGGAGTTTTTAGGGAAatgttcttatattccgctaaaaatCTCATTCTAAAAATTACTAATAATTATGTTCTTATGACTCGAGAAAAAATGGGTTCCTTATTAGattttgtagaaatttttatgtttttaatttaatgaCAAAATAAAAGATGTATCGTtgacaaaagagaaaaaaaaaaaaagagagagagagagagaacgggACCTACTTGAAAAGAGCCAAGAAGAGAGAGGatatctcttctctttctctctcacatGTCTGAATCACTTTGctatttctttctttgctttggACAGTGAGCCTCCTTTcctaactttatttattttcaatttttattttctcctttttaatttgactttcttttttatctttcaatttttattcgagaaagtatttatatatgtgtaatAATATATTGAGGAAAGTtccacctaatttgaaagtttgTATGATGCATTTAATATCCGGTGGCTAAAGAATCCGACCAATACAATCCAATTTGTCAACATTTTGTACAATATAGTCTTTAGATATtgttttgctatatatatagtattaatACTCGGTCCTTAATCTTTACACTGACTTATTTTGTCAACAATCCCTATAGTCAGTTATGGCTAAGTTATGGTGTCAAATtacacagcttcaacacctatTTAATTtgacaatgaaaaaaaaattgactttcACTTTTCACCTTTTTTGCGTAACTTTCACCTAAATTAATGTGACTTGTCCTTTTTATAAACTAGCAATTTTGATGAAAAGATCGGATAAATATACTTGAGGCTACCACTACTGAACttggcaaaaaaaattaaatatattttccataAATGGCTATAAATATACTCAAATTTGTCCATATAacttttttgttagtttttttttttgacgctgatttattacgatcttacaattatgatataagaaagattacatagacgattcgacaacagacaatactacctgccttcATACCTGAGCTGTCCTATGAAGATCTACGCctgaccagatttacttgcaccatgttgaagattcaTTGTAAGCCTTTCCTCTGTAGTCtggcataattgtttaataaaccgttttctccgggacttgaaacctggatttcctgtaatctgcaataaattgcatagtctgggatttgAACTCCAGACCTgagtgtagaagcctttaaaccttaaccaataggctacggtgctcccaaaacttttttgttagttcaaaagaacaaaaatatagtCTACAGAAGAAGGtcctccaaaaaaaattatagaagaGTGTCAATCACAATAAATGTAGATTTACTAAAATGGAAGAAGAGTGTTGAAGGAGGCTTTCATTTTGAGGACGGTGTCTGCCAAAGGTACAACAAGGCTCTATTTCTATGAAATTGCCGTAGTTAATAATGCTTCACAACATGCATACACATTAGACAtgaatgtatatatacatagagAGAGATGATGGATTATAATCGTGGGTTTGTGAAACATGATGTCATCAAAAGTGAATCTCTTTCTTGCAAGGAAAGTGATCTCAACTGTTGCTTTTATATTTTCCTTCTGATGTATTTTGTGGGGATAAGAGAGATGATTCTCTTCACAAGTTGTTGTGGTCCAGTAGTTTCAAAATTCTAAGAGATATATCTGCTGGTATAGGTGTTGCTTGagttttttaaaagtttgaaaTGTGCAACAAATATCAACCAAATCCATGATATATtgaaatttgtatatattttctttcaagatttcttttttctttttgcatttataaataaaactgtTAAAACTTAAATCCAGTATTCCAACGATATTCACAACAATTAATGGTCAACTAACTGGTGACAAAAATCTTGAGTCACAACAGCAAAAGAGTTTACAGGATATAAAAGTTCAGACTGACAACAACTAACAAGATTTTTACCAAAGCAAAAATAACAGTTTATTCAAAACCTTAAATTTGTTGTATAATTGGTTCGACTGGTGCGTACATTAGATTTGATCATTATGTTCTCCATTCCAATGGaaacattacaaaaaaaagaatgaccTGAGAAAACCTATCTAAAATtgaatgaataaattaaatttatatatatttcagagTTTATTTTGGTTCTTGAGAGAAAAACCAGGGAAGGATATGAACCTGAGGACTCCGTTTAGCTACCCTTTGGATGCGTTTTCGGCTTTTCCACTGCAAATCACCAACCGCTGCATCAGTCGCTACTGCCCTCCTTGCCCGTCTATGGTTCAGTGACGGTGTCTTTGGCTCCATTGATCTGTTAAAACATCAATCAAAACAAATGGATTCagagaaatgggaagaccttgGCTTCTGATGGTGATTTATAGAGGCTTCAAGAGAGTGGGTTCTTAATACATACATCACAGGTGAACTTAAAAAGTTTGTGGCAATGTGTTTGGATAGCAAAGAAACAAACCTAGGGAGATCAATCTTTGGAGAGGATTCTGCCACTGGACAGCAAGCGGAGCAGACATAAGCCTCAGGCCGCCAATGAAGTTTAACACAATAGGTGTGATACCATTCGCCGCATTGACTACAAGAAACCATGGATCTCGAGTTGTATGGCTTTAGGCAAACACAGTGTAACATACTTCGAGCTCGTAATGACTGCATCAAATCAACCATAATAATACAAACAGTTTTAGATAGACAGTAAAGGTTGTGTTGTGCTTATTAACATTCATTTTCTTGCTAACCTGAAGTTCTTCCTCTGCAATGACAGGCAAATTTTCACCCTCCGAGATAAGCTCGAATACTTCTTCCAAGGCAAGAGCACCCGAGTCTGTCACCACCTGCAGACAAAACCAATAGCTCTCGTTACGCATTCCAAAGTGGTAGTAAGCAATTTACTGAGAAACCGTGTGTACTTTTCTAGCTCGTTTTGCCCACTCTTGTCCAGTGTCATTTAGCTCCACAAGTCTCTTGCCTATGTGATACTCTTCAGGTAATATTTTCAGTGCTTGTCCCTGTCAAGAGAAGCAAATAACCCACACTCATCAACCAGATCATTGTGGTGTGGTGTCAAACTATTTATTGAAGTTAGGCATCTCAGTATGCGTAGGAAGTTGATATACTATCAGAACATACCGCTTCTAAGTGCTGCTGAATTTTCTGTAACGAGGGCTTTCCTAGATCTTCTGGTAGCTGCCATTTTTAAGACAAACTTAAGCGATCAGAAAGAGGTACGTAGCCACAACTACACAAGTGTCAAAACCAATTAAAAGTCAATGCCCTATTTGTACCTCAGGGGAAGGTGAACTAGAGCCTAACAAAATGGTCTTATAACACCATCCTAGTTTTAAACTTGCCGTTTGAAGTTTGGGAAGTTCTTCCAAGTTAAGACCAAGGGACAGACCAGATGTTCTAGCGGAGTCCACTCTGGTCATTAAATCCACAATCTTCGGAAGAATCGTGCTATGCTTGCCATCATCTGTTTTCGCAGTGGCCAGCAAATCTTCAGTTTCTTGCACGAGCGGATGATTATCACACTGCCACCTCTCGCAATTAAGCAGCAATGTTTCAAGAACCCTTGGCTCTTGAAGTTGAACACTAAGCGATTTAGACTGAGCGACCAGGTCCTGCAAATATTAAAGCATTGAATACTCTATGGTCACATGttacagaaaaacaaaaactagaATAGGCACAGGAGGCGGACAAACCTTTAATGAAGGAAGTTCAAGCAGAGAACACGGAGATGACGACATAGAGGAAGCGGCAGATAGAAAAGGCTCAGAGTTCTGAAGCCAAGTTTCAGCCAACGAAATTGTGTTCTCTATGCCCTTCAGAGAGGGCAAAACAGCATCGATGTTGACAGACATCCTACGAACAACATATTATTGATGAACAAAGGACTTAAGAAATACTAAGCATGCGCTGGGTTAAGCAAACATACCTTACGAGCTCTTTAAGGTCGTACATCTGAGTTTCACTAGCAAGGATACTGCTTGCTCTTTCCTCCCAGCACCTCGCCGTTGACAAAGTTCCGGAGATCTCAACAAACAGCTTCTCCTCCTCGATTTGTAGTCTGGAAATAGAAAGTCTTGACATGAAACTAAAAAAAGAGTGGAATGCATATAACAGATTCTACAATTAATATTAGTTGACAACGTACGCAACAGCTTCCGAGAGCAGCTGCTCAATAAAATCCAGAGACGTTCTTGCAGCATAAACCTACATCAATATAAAAAGCTCCATCAAAGATAACCACAGAAAGAGAACTCGGAACATGAAACCTAAAgctatttcataatataaaacaaatttacatGCATTTTACGTCCAATATCAAATGAAACAATGCAAAGAAGTATTACAACTTGTATTCAGAATATCTTGATAATTGCTCGAGACGAATAAgtgatacaaattttttttttaaaaacagagaaaacattTACCGTTAGCGCTTTTTCCCGACAAGATGCCTTCTTCAGTTCAACCTCAACAAGAGGGAGCCCTTCAACTATTTCAGAAACTTAGATTAGGGTTAAGCTATGATTATGCATTGCAACGAAAAAACAGTTGGGAACCAGATAAGAGACAGTAAAAGAGTGTCTAGGACCCTAGGTATAAAAGTAAGACCTTGAATGCCTAAGGATGCTCCATCGTGGAGAAGGGAACTCAGGTCACTAATCAGCTTTTGTTGGTCCTTGCCTTCACGAACATCAACCATTGTATCATTAAAGCGTGAAATCCAAGACAAAGCCTCAACATGGTACTGCCTCAGGATATTCAGCTCAGGAATGTTAATGCTACTAAACCCATCAAATTCATGAAGCAACTCTTCCACATTCTGCGCAGATAAGAAACGAATGACTTCAGAAAGGTTCGACAAGAGTACTTGTTTTAATGACACTTCAAGATACAGAACAAAAGTACAGCCAACCTTGAGAGATATAGAACCACTCAAAACTTTGCTACATTTATCACGGGCTAATTCTGATTTCTTTAGCAAATCCAGGATCCCTTCTGTTTCTGTAAGTGTCACCTGAAGCTCCAATATCTATTAAGGGAAAAGAACGATTAGAACAGATGAACAAGTGACAGAGTTATCATTTTCAGAATAATGATGATATAGTCACCTCTGACTTTAGCTTGAAAAGTTCATCCAGTTCAATTCCAGGAGGTTTTGAAGTGGCGAGATAGCATCTCGCCCTTTTAGCTAATATCTGCACCCATGAGGAAAATAAATGATCAAATTCAAGAAAGGGCAAGAAGTGAAAGAAAACCTGGAAAACTAAAACCACAAGACTAGGATTATGATCGTAaactttggaaaaaaaaaaggaggcaAATACATCTAGATTCAATATGGCGTCAATCTCTCAAAGACCTTCGTGAATATGCAGGTATTAACAAAAATACGGCCTAGATACCCTTTATCTCATTTTTATTCGATATGGAATCATATTTAATCCAATATGCAATATTTATATAGTCCTTTTAACTCAAACACCCCATAACAGAAACTGTGAGCTAGATGAAAAATATGACTATGGATATGACTGTTTGAACCATGGTTTACCTTTGCGGAAGAGATTTTCTTTGACAAGATCTTGTGCTTTTGTAGGGAGATTGGTGAACTGGAGACTTCGGAATGCAACAGCTGCAGCTGGGTGATCTAGAAGAAAAAACAGGTGACACTAATCAGAAAGCAGAACTTGAATGATTTTACTGGATTTCATCAGTTGAACTTTCATGTAACAAAAAggcattttcttaaaaactatgCCGGGAAGCTTTGTAGTAGCATACCGTTGGGCTACTTGACAGTGAACAATCGATTTTCTCAGACAACTTCCTAGCCTCTTCAGCATAGTCCTACACAGAATGGAAATGCGCTATTAATAACATAATGGCAAACATCGTTAATAATTTAAAGGAAAACTGGGACCTTTCAGGTACATAGACTAACCTTTAATTTAAGATAACCAGACTGAAAGCATGGAACGGGGTCAACTCTCAGCAACTCATCGATGAATTCCAAGTGAACTTTATCTGGATCATTGTTGGCTTTGCCTTCGACTTTTGAAAGACAGTCGCCAACAGCTTCAGCCCATATCTTTGCTTTGATCAAACTTTTTGCAACATCCCGTACCTGTGTGACATATATAGAAAAGTTTATTTTCCAGAATCTACCACAAAGAGATATATATAAAAGCTTTCTAACAGATATTCAAAACTCACGCGGTCCATTTCTGATCCACCCCAAAGAAACTGTTCTGCTTCCTTCAAAAGAGTGGCATATTCAACACTGGAAAAGACATCGAGGAGAACCTTTGATGCTCGACCAAGCCAATCTTCAGCTGGTCGTGCCTGACAGACTTGCATTCCCTCCTGCTAGTAAAAGAAAAGACagcaataattaataaactgtAATAAGATTCAAGGCCAAAGCAACCAGATATTCAAAAGTCTAGATTGAGACTTGAGACCTGTATAGACATCAATATAAAGGAAGGCGCTCACTTTCTTTAATACTAGAATTTATCAAATTCTTTAATCGAAAAGGTAAGGATGAAGAATGGCTATGCTGCCGCTCATATAAATTCCAACAAAGAGTAATAAGTTACCTTTTTGTTAGAAGCAGCTGATCGTTTGGTGCCTGAACTCGGCCGCTGTGAGTTTTTGGTTTCTTGAGTTTTGCAGTCACCGGACTTTTCAACTTCTTGTATCATTCCATGCAACTCGGCAAGGGTATAACGATATACTAGACGCAGTTTTGTAGGTTCACATTCGCAGAGGTGCTTCCAGTGCtgaattcaaaattataaaacatacgGTAAATCAAGAAAATCTGCCTACTGTAATGCACCTTTAGAAACCTCAACAGTTCTATCTATAATAAAGGCTAGCCAAGTTGATCGCTCTATAAGTagtttgatataaatatttacctcCAAGCATGCAAAAACGGATGGCCTGCAGTTGCAGACGATAGCAGATAGATGGAGAAACTGCTGGCAGATGATGCATGTTGTATCCTACAAATATCGTTATAAAATGTCCACACATCAGAGTATTGTCTTATGAAAGCTAGCATGAACGAGTGGGCAAGCTTAACATCAAAACCAACAGTATCTGATTGCATAAAGAAAAAAC
The nucleotide sequence above comes from Brassica napus cultivar Da-Ae chromosome A9, Da-Ae, whole genome shotgun sequence. Encoded proteins:
- the LOC106450823 gene encoding lysine-specific demethylase 5B isoform X1 — encoded protein: MCLVMGKGRAKAVEKRVLDQKLRGSLNVPSGPVYYPTEDEFKDPLDYIHKIKPEAEAYGICKIVPPSTWKPPFGLDLESVKFPTKTQEIHRLQFRPASCNSKTFQLEYSRFVEEHLGKKLKKRVVFEGDDLDLCKLFNAVKRFGGYDKVVKGKKWGEVYQFMSSGEKISKCAKHVLCQLYKEHLHDFEKYHSLMNADPAKSCKRNRRCTEFSSSKRRKIKADVKNPKVENEGEVDQACEQCKSDTHGEVMLLCDSCNKGWHIYCLSPPLNHIPPGNWYCLDCLNTDEDTFGFVPGKCLLLEDFKRIADRAKRKWFGAGPVSRTQIEKKFWEIVEGSGGEVEVMYGNDLDTSVYGSGFPRIGDQRPESVEASVWDEYCRSPWNLNNMPKLKGSMLQAIRHNINGVTVPWLYLGMLFSSFCWHFEDHCFYSVNYHHWGEAKCWYGVPGSAASAFEKVMRKTLPDLFDAQPDLLFQLVTMLSPTILQENKVPVYTVLQEPGNFVITFPKSFHAGFNFGLNCAEAVNFATADWLPYGGSGAELYRLYRKPAVISHEELLCVVAKANCCDGKGSIHLKKELLRIYSKEKTWREQLWKSGILRSSPMFLPECPDSVGIEEDTTCIICQQFLHLSAIVCNCRPSVFACLEHWKHLCECEPTKLRLVYRYTLAELHGMIQEVEKSGDCKTQETKNSQRPSSGTKRSAASNKKQEGMQVCQARPAEDWLGRASKVLLDVFSSVEYATLLKEAEQFLWGGSEMDRVRDVAKSLIKAKIWAEAVGDCLSKVEGKANNDPDKVHLEFIDELLRVDPVPCFQSGYLKLKDYAEEARKLSEKIDCSLSSSPTITQLQLLHSEVSSSPISLQKHKILSKKISSAKILAKRARCYLATSKPPGIELDELFKLKSEILELQVTLTETEGILDLLKKSELARDKCSKVLSGSISLKNVEELLHEFDGFSSINIPELNILRQYHVEALSWISRFNDTMVDVREGKDQQKLISDLSSLLHDGASLGIQVEGLPLVEVELKKASCREKALTVYAARTSLDFIEQLLSEAVALQIEEEKLFVEISGTLSTARCWEERASSILASETQMYDLKELVRMSVNIDAVLPSLKGIENTISLAETWLQNSEPFLSAASSMSSSPCSLLELPSLKDLVAQSKSLSVQLQEPRVLETLLLNCERWQCDNHPLVQETEDLLATAKTDDGKHSTILPKIVDLMTRVDSARTSGLSLGLNLEELPKLQTASLKLGWCYKTILLGSSSPSPELPEDLGKPSLQKIQQHLEAGQALKILPEEYHIGKRLVELNDTGQEWAKRARKVVTDSGALALEEVFELISEGENLPVIAEEELQSLRARSMLHCVCLKPYNSRSMVSCSQCGEWYHTYCVKLHWRPEAYVCSACCPVAESSPKIDLPRSMEPKTPSLNHRRARRAVATDAAVGDLQWKSRKRIQRVAKRSPQVHILPWFFSQEPK